The Rhododendron vialii isolate Sample 1 chromosome 6a, ASM3025357v1 genome includes a window with the following:
- the LOC131328276 gene encoding dihydroflavonol 4-reductase-like, with product MNESTFTGLLAFGEGMGKRMRLMCNYVAEIARKQRYKHFFDTKGLTFEITHWFYEFTQGITFFSYFVLKIDHDWHDKFVENRSRFCVQNEVIKPTVNGVLNIMRSCCKAKTVKRLIYTSTTGTVAVQRHPQPEFNESFWTDIDFCKDQKMTAWMYFVAKTLAEKAAWEFAKEHGLDHVTIHPSVVIGPFITPSRPLSIDILLPVITRNEALYPMVTRDVHLDDVCNAHIYLFEHPEAEGRYICSSHCFTILDLAKLLSRRYPEYNIPTKFEGVDESLKPVSCSSKKLVDLGFKFKYNGLKSMMWAIWSRMRLNHA from the exons ATGAATGAAAGTACTTTCACGGGATTGCTTGCTTTTGGAGAAGGGATGGGTAAGAG GATGAGACTTATGTGCAATTATGTAGCTGAAATTGCACGGAAACAGAGATACAAGCACTTTTTCGATACAAAAGGTTTGACCTTTGAGATAACACACTGGTTTTATGAATTCACGCAGGGTAtaacatttttttcttatttcgtGCTTAAAATTGATCATGATTGGCATGATAAGTTTGTTGAGAATCGATCACGTTTTTGTGTGCAGAATGAAGTGATTAAACCGACAGTAAATGGGGTTTTAAACATCATGAGATCATGCTGCAAGGCCAAAACCGTCAAGAGACTCATTTACACTTCAACCACAGGAACCGTAGCCGTTCAACGACATCCCCAGCCCGAGTTCAATGAGAGTTTCTGGACTGATATAGACTTCTGCAAGGACCAAAAGATGACCGCATGG ATGTATTTTGTGGCGAAAACATTGGCCGAGAAAGCAGCATGGGAATTCGCCAAAGAGCATGGTCTTGATCACGTAACGATTCACCCTTCTGTTGTCATAGGGCCATTCATAACTCCCTCGAGACCTCTCAGCATTGATATTTTGCTTCCCGTAATAACTA GAAATGAAGCTCTTTACCCAATGGTAACTCGAGACGTTCACTTGGATGATGTATGCAATGCTCACATATACCTTTTTGAGCATCCGGAGGCAGAAGGAAGATATATATGCTCGTCTCACTGTTTCACCATTCTGGATCTCGCCAAATTGTTGAGCCGAAGATACCCAGAGTACAATATACCAACCAA GTTTGAGGGTGTCGATGAATCATTGAAACCTGTCTCTTGCTCATCTAAGAAACTCGTGGACCTAGGATTCAAATTCAAGTACAACGGCCTGAAGAGCATGATGTGGGCGATTTGGTCTCGGATGAGACTGAATCATGCATAG